The proteins below are encoded in one region of Ricinus communis isolate WT05 ecotype wild-type chromosome 6, ASM1957865v1, whole genome shotgun sequence:
- the LOC8266901 gene encoding KH domain-containing protein HEN4 isoform X1, giving the protein MMGSNFLYPPSKRPIQYNAAGMPDPNPTANGLSNKRPKQPPANQNAAAPLPLPPGHVSFRLLCHASRIGGIIGKSGTIIKQLQQQSGAKIRIEESPAESSDRVITVIAEGQIVSKVRVESEEVDVSRAQEGLIRVFERILEVAAESDGINVVAGGGGVVSCRMLAGSKQAGSVIGKGGKVVEKIRKDCGVKIRVLTDKLPVCAGPNEEMIEIEGDILSVKKALIAVSRCLQDCQPVDKPRVGSSKYFEAVPQEPLPEMRVEIAPQRNIMVPTMQNNAVSCAPVPHNFLLETDRVPSLDMKLFQQEVVFKILCPNDMVGGVIGKGGTIIKALQNETGASITIGATIAESDERLITVIASENPESRYSAAQKAVVLVFSRSVEAGTEKGLDSSSGKGFPFAARLVVPSNQVGCLLGKGGIIISDMRKTTGTSIKILAGDQLPKCVPENEQVVQISGDFMNVKDAVYHVTGRLRDNLFSSALSTPVTRSTTVITEASPYGRLKEPLRDAFKEPLNTFREPLGDAFRDPLRAAMRGPLRDARRDPLRDSFGDTLRDQLRDTLKEPPRGPAPYNLHPPIGVSHSLNRHNTLTQSMDHLGLSHSLDGPISPRLWASQTMAGINPRVVPDASRGFTSFKGGLELGSGSKSAIVTNTTVEIRVPENVIGSVYGENDSNLTRLRQISGAKVIVHEPRLGSSDRIIVISGTPDETQAAQSLLQAFILTGQSC; this is encoded by the exons ATGATGGGAAGTAACTTTCTTTATCCACCGTCAAAACGACCAATACAATACAACGCAGCTGGAATGCCCGACCCGAACCCGACAGCGAATGGATTATCCAATAAACGACCTAAACAACCTCCGGCTAATCAAAATGCAGCAGCGCCGTTACCTTTACCGCCAGGACACGTATCGTTCCGATTGCTCTGCCACGCGTCGAGAATCGGTGGGATAATAGGAAAATCAGGAACCATAATCAAGCAGTTACAGCAGCAAAGCGGAGCCAAGATCCGAATAGAAGAGTCTCCGGCAGAGTCATCGGATAGGGTTATAACGGTAATTGCAGAAGGTCAGATTGTTTCCAAAGTAAGGGTTGAGAGTGAAGAAGTTGATGTTTCGAGAGCACAGGAAGGTTTAATTAGGGTTTTTGAGAGGATTTTGGAAGTGGCCGCGGAGAGTGATGGGATAAATGTGGTGGCTGGTGGAGGAGGTGTTGTTTCGTGTAGAATGTTAGCTGGGTCGAAGCAGGCGGGTTCGGTTATTGGGAAAGGAGGGAAAGTTGTTGAGAAGATAAGGAAAGATTGTGGTGTTAAAATCAGGGTTTTGACTGATAAATTGCCCGTTTGTGCCGGACCTAATGAGGAGATGATCGAG ATTGAGGGCGATATTTTATCTGTAAAGAAAGCACTAATTGCAGTTTCTCGCTGCCTTCAAGATTGTCAACCAGTTGATAAACCAAGGGTGGGTAGCAGCAAATATTTTGAGGCAGTTCCCCAAGAACCTTTGCCTGAAATGCGTGTAGAGATTGCCCCGCAGCGTAATATTATGGTACCAACCATGCAAAATAATGCCGTTAGTTGTGCTCCGGTGCCTCATAATTTTTTGTTAGAGACTGATAGGGTTCCCTCCTTGGACATGAAGTTGTTCCAACAGGAAGTGGTTTTCAAAATTCTTTGTCCCAATGACATGGTTGGGGGTGTTATTGGAAAGGGAGGCACCATTATCAAGGCTCTCCAGAATGAAACGGGCGCTTCTATTACTATAGGAGCTACTATAGCTGAGAGTGATGAACGTCTGATCACTGTTATTGCTTCAGAG AATCCAGAATCTCGATATTCTGCTGCACAGAAGGCTGTTGTCCTTGTGTTCTCAAGGTCTGTGGAGGCTGGCACTGAGAAGGGACTAGATTCAAGCTCAGGTAAGGGGTTCCCTTTTGCTGCCAGGCTTGTTGTACCATCAAACCAGGTTGGTTGTTTGTTGGGAAAAGGAGGCATTATAATTTCAGACATGCGTAAGACAACTGGGACTAGCATAAAAATCTTAGCTGGTGACCAGCTTCCAAAGTGTGTACCAGAAAATGAACAAGTGGTGCAG ATTTCAGGAGATTTCATGAATGTGAAGGACGCAGTGTATCATGTAACTGGCAGACTCCGAGATAACCTGTTCTCCAGTGCACTGAGTACTCCTGTTACAAGGAGCACTACTGTAATAACCGAGGCTAGTCCCTATGGAAGACTGAAGGAGCCATTGAGGGATGCCTTTAAGGAGCCATTGAATACCTTTAGAGAGCCGTTGGGAGATGCATTTAGGGATCCTTTGAGGGCTGCAATGAGGGGTCCTTTGAGGGATGCAAGAAGGGACCCTTTGAGAGATTCTTTTGGGGATACATTGAGGGATCAGTTGAGGGATACATTGAAGGAGCCTCCAAGGGGTCCTGCCCCTTATAATTTGCACCCACCAATTGGTGTTTCTCATAGTTTAAATCGACATAATACGCTTACACAGAGTATGGATCATCTAGGACTTTCCCATAGTTTAGATGGCCCCATCTCACCGAGGTTGTGGGCATCACAG ACAATGGCTGGAATAAATCCGAGGGTTGTCCCAGATGCCAGTAGAGGATTTACTTCATTTAAAGGTGGCTTAGAACTTGGCAG TGGAAGCAAATCTGCTATAGTGACGAACACAACTGTAGAGATTAGAGTTCCTGAAAATGTTATTGGCTCTGTGTATGGGGAGAATGATAGCAATCTTACTCGTTTGAGACAG